The Vicia villosa cultivar HV-30 ecotype Madison, WI linkage group LG1, Vvil1.0, whole genome shotgun sequence genome includes a region encoding these proteins:
- the LOC131643443 gene encoding mitogen-activated protein kinase kinase kinase NPK1-like has protein sequence MQDFLGSIRRSIVFSSPPAHDDDGRFTGFANKIGSAIRKSRIGLKSPPPPPPPIRWRKGELIGSGAFGRVYMGMNLDSGELIAVKQVLIEPGIAFKANTQANIRELEEEVKLLKNLKHSNIVRYLGTAREEDSLNILLEFVPGGSISSLLGKFGSFPESVIRTYTKQLLEGLEYLHNNRIIHRDIKGANILVDNKGCIKLADFGASRKVVELATINGAKSMKGTPHWMSPEVVLQTGYTTSADIWSVACTVIEMATGKPPWSQQYPQEVSALFYIGTTRSHPPIPEHLSAEAKDFLLKCFHKEPDLRPSASDLLLHPFITCEYQESHSMSRSSVRDSCNRMATHGMNTRNFLDSIQGSTCTGLKDVCQMDSLRFSNANLLKPGSYQGADNYDDDMCRMDDEDDILVASSVKANFLLAADDIKSFNPMCEPVEDGWACMSDETLNLKKSRLNLSPDQTIRKTMSTKPSPNAEKEFSFSSEPLGVEDDDEVTECKIRAFLDDKAFELNKLQTPLYEEFFGKSIAAIPPVPVAVSKSKVISDVSNVTSKSGSPCRDRRRFSMASITNVTSPESHRKYLTKPVTARSKPLQEIQPSELYESKETLHDAELGSSVSPSFSERQRKWKEELAEELERTREVMRQTGGGKITSPKDRNFLRD, from the exons ATGCAAGACTTCCTCGGCTCCATTCGCCGATCCATAGTTTTCTCATCTCCACCCGCACACGACGACGATGGACGCTTCACCGGATTCGCCAACAAGATCGGCTCCGCCATTCGTAAATCCAGAATCGGCCTCAAGTCTCCTCCTCCACCTCCGCCGCCAATTAGGTGGCGGAAAGGTGAGTTGATTGGTTCCGGTGCTTTCGGTCGAGTTTATATGGGTATGAACCTCGACTCCGGGGAGCTTATTGCCGTTAAACAG GTTTTGATCGAGCCTGGTATCGCTTTCAAGGCGAATACACAG GCTAATATTCGGGAGCTTGAAGAAGAAGTGAAGCTTCTCAAGAATCTTAAGCATTCAAATATTGTT AGATACTTGGGAACGGCTAGAGAGGAAGATTCCTTGAATATTCTGCTGGAGTTTGTACCTGGTGGATCTATCTCGTCACTGTTGGGGAAATTCGGATCCTTTCCTGAGTCA GTTATAAGAACGTATACAAAACAGCTTTTAGAGGGGCTTGAATACCTTCACAATAACAGAATTATTCACAGGGACATTAAG GGTGCAAACATTCTAGTTGATAACAAAGGGTGTATTAAACTCGCAGACTTTGGTGCATCCAGGAAAGTCGTGGAATTG GCTACCATAAATGGAGCAAAGTCTATGAAGGGTACCCCACACTGGATGTCACCTGAAGTTGTTTTACAGACAGGATATACAAC CTCTGCTGATATATGGAGTGTTGCATGCACTGTGATAGAGATGGCCACAGGAAAGCCTCCATGGAGTCAACAGTATCCCCAGGAG GTTTCAGCTCTTTTCTACATTGGGACAACTAGATCTCATCCACCAATACCTGAACATCTGTCTGCTGAGGCAAAGGACTTTTTGCTGAAATGCTTTCACAA GGAACCAGATTTAAGACCTTCTGCATCAGACTTGTTACTG CATCCATTCATCACTTGCGAGTATCAGGAATCTCATTCAATGTCACGCAGTTCGGTCAGG GACTCTTGCAATCGGATGGCAACACATGGGATGAACACTAGGAACTT TTTGGATTCCATCCAAGGATCAACCTGTACTGGCCTAAAGGATGTTTGTCAGATGGATAGTTTAAGGTTCTCAAATGCAAATCTTCTAAAACCAGGTTCCTACCAGGGAGCAGACAACTATGATGATGACATGTGTCGGAtggatgatgaagatgatattTTGGTTGCGTCATCAGTAAAAGCTAACTTCCTACTTGCTGCTGACGACATAAAG AGTTTCAATCCAATGTGCGAACCTGTGGAGGATGGCTGGGCTTGCATGTCTGATGAAACACTAAATTTGAAGAAAAGCAGACTGAACTTGTCCCCAGATCAAACTATTAGGAAAACTATGAGTACCAAACCATCTCCTAATGCAGAGAAGGAGTTTTCATTTTCAAGTGAACCTCTTggtgttgaagatgatgatgaagtgaCAGAGTGCAAAATTAGAGCTTTCTTGGATGATAAG GCCTTTGAACTGAATAAGCTCCAAACACCTCTTTATGAAGAATTCTTTGGCAAATCAATTGCAGCCATTCCTCCTGTACCTGTTGCAGTTTCAAAGAGTAAAGTTATTTCAGATGTCTCAAATGTAACATCGAAAAGCGGGTCTCCTTGTCGAGATAGACGGCGATTCTCAATGGCTAGCATTACCAATGTAACAAGCCCTGAGAGTCATAGAAAATATCTTACGAAACCTGTGACTGCTCGTAGTAAACCTTTGCAGGAAATTCAGCCTTCTGAGCTTTATGagtcaaaggagactcttcatgATGCTGAGCTGGGATCAAGTGTCAG CCCAAGCTTCTCCGAGAGGCAAAGGAAATGGAAAGAAGAACTTGCAGAAGAGCTTGAGCGGACGCGAG AGGTTATGCGTCAAACAGGTGGAGGGAAGATAACATCCCCAAAGGATCGCAATTTTCTCAGAGACTGA